The Clostridium sp. DL-VIII DNA window TCTATAACTAAATAAAATACTGATAATTGAGAGTGATCATAAAATAGCAGGAAATTAGAGAATACGATATTTCTGCTATTTTTTATATATGACACTAAATTTCTCTAGAGATATTATATTTAAATCCCATGAATAGAAATCAACATTGATAATATACTAATATGGTGTAATGTTTTGATTGAATTATTGTTAAACTAAGATACTATTTAAATTAAACAAATAAAAAATTTTAATATAAAAATAATTGAATTATAATACCAAAAGGAGTAATATATACTATATAATAATTAATCTTAATTAATAATAAAATTAATTCGGAAGAGGTGATATAATGTTTAATTGTATAAAATGCGAAAACAATAATTTTAAAAACTTAATAAATGGAGAATGGGTTGGCAGTAAAGATAACAAATCCATAGAGATATATTCTCCACTTGATAATTCATTGATAGGAAGTGTTCCTACAATGTCAAAAGAAGAAGTAGATAATGTGATTAATATAGCAAAAGAAGCTCAAAAAAAATGGAGTAAGGTTCCTATGAGTGAAAGAGCAGAAATTTTATATAAGGCAGCTGATATTTTAGTAGAAAAATCTGAAGAAATAGTTGAGATAATGATAAGAGAAATTGGAAAAGATAGAAAAAGTGCTAAATCAGAAGTTTTAAGAACAGCAGATTTTATTAGATTTACAGCTGATACAGCTAAAAATATATCTGGAGAGAGCATTCCAGGTGATACTTTCCCAGGATTTAAGAGAAATAAAATTTCAGTTGTAAGCAGAGAACCTCTTGGAGTTGTACTTGCAATATCTCCATTTAATTATCCAATAAATTTATCAGCGTCAAAAATTGCACCAGGAATAATTGTAGGTAATTCTGTTGTTTTAAAACCAGCAACTCAAGGTAGTTTGTGTGGTTTATACTTAGCTAAGGTATTTCAAGAAGCTGGCGTGCCTAATGGAGTATTAAACACAATAACAGGACGAGGCAGTGAAATAGGTGATTATGTTGTAACACATGAAGGTATAAATTTCATTAACTTCACTGGAAGTACAGAAGTAGGCACTAGGATTTCTAAAATAACAAGTATGGTTCCGCTACTTATGGAATTGGGTGGCAAGGATGCTGCTATAGTTTTAGAAGATGCAGATTTAGACCTTGCAGCAAATAATATAGTTGCAGGAGGTTACTCATATTCAGGTCAAAGGTGTACAGCCGTTAAAAGAATTTTAGTAGTTGACAAAGTTGCAGACAAGTTAGTTGCTAAGGTAAAAGAAAAAATGGCTAAGCTTACAGCTGGTAATCCATTAGAAAAAGATGTTGATATAGTTCCACTTATCAGTACTAAATCTGCTGATTATGTTATGGAGTTAATCGAGGATGCAAAAAATAAAGGTGCAGAGTTAGTAGTCGGAGGAAATAGAGATGGAAATTTAATTTATCCAACTTTATTTGATAATGTTACTACAGATATGCGAATTGCATGGGAAGAGCCTTTTGGACCAGTACTTCCAATTTTAAGGGTTAAAGATAAAGATGAAGCTATAGAAATTGCAAATAGATCAGAATATGGTCTTCAAAGTGCTGTATTTACAGAAAATATCGATGATGCTTTTTATGTGGCTGACAAATTAGAGGTCGGAACAGTACAGGTAAATAATAAAACAGAAAGAGGCCCAGATCATTTTCCATTCCTTGGCGTGAAATCTTCTGGTATAGGAACTCAAGGAATAAGGTATTCAATAGAGTCTATGTCAAGACCTAAAGCAACAGTAATAAATTTAGTAAGATAAGGCATATGAAGAAATATAGTAAGTTGTTGTATGTGGTAATCATTTTTTCTTTTTGTATGTCTGATATGAAGATATAGATAATTTAAAATATAAATATTAATGAAAATCCCTAAGATAATTGTTATAATTATTCTTAGGGATTTTTAGGTGTATAATGGAATTTATACGAGATGTTGTATTTAGGCATAATCAATTTCATGCGCTTTACATACATAAAAGATTAACACTTTGAAGGAGGAATTTACTTATGGCTTTAACGCCGATGATGGTTGAATATATGAGAACAAAGGAAGAATACAATGATTGTATTCTGTTTTATAGATTGGGAGATTTCTATGAAATGTTCTTTGAAGATGCAGTTATTGTATCTAGAGAGCTTGAATTAGTTCTTACAGGGAAGAATTGTGGGCTTGAAGAAAGAGCGCCAATGTGTGGAATTCCACATCATGCAGCAGCTGCTTATATCCCAAGATTAATTAGTAAGGGTTATAAAGTAGCAATCTGTGAGCAGCTTGAGGATCCAAAGGAAGCTAAAGGTATAGTTAAAAGAGGTGTTGTAAAGGTAATTACACCCGGAACTTTCGTAGATAATAATAGTGGAACAGAAAATGACAATACTTATTTGATGGCTATATATGAGGATAACGACAAAATAGGTATTGCTGTTTCAGATATAAGTACTGGTGAATTTAAAACAACTTCTTTTGAGAATATAAAGATTAGTTTATTAGATGAAATATCAAAGGTATCACCAAAGGAAATATTAGTAGATGAAAGTTTAAATGAGGCTCTTATTAATGATATAAAGGGAATAACTTCTGCACTTATATCTAAAAAGAATTTTAATGAATTTTACGTTTCTAGGGAAGAACTTATAGATCAATTCTCTGATATGGAAGTATCAAGTTTAACTTCTGAAAGAGAATTAACAAGCAGAGTACTACTTAAATACATATATGAAACTCAAAAAATGAGTTTAACAAATATCAACTTGCTAGAACAATATGAAATAGTAAATTATATGACTATTGATGGTAATTCAAGAAGAAACTTAGAGTTAACAGAAAGTATAAGAGAAAAAAGTAAAAAGGGATCTCTTTTATGGGTTCTAGATA harbors:
- a CDS encoding NADP-dependent glyceraldehyde-3-phosphate dehydrogenase, whose amino-acid sequence is MFNCIKCENNNFKNLINGEWVGSKDNKSIEIYSPLDNSLIGSVPTMSKEEVDNVINIAKEAQKKWSKVPMSERAEILYKAADILVEKSEEIVEIMIREIGKDRKSAKSEVLRTADFIRFTADTAKNISGESIPGDTFPGFKRNKISVVSREPLGVVLAISPFNYPINLSASKIAPGIIVGNSVVLKPATQGSLCGLYLAKVFQEAGVPNGVLNTITGRGSEIGDYVVTHEGINFINFTGSTEVGTRISKITSMVPLLMELGGKDAAIVLEDADLDLAANNIVAGGYSYSGQRCTAVKRILVVDKVADKLVAKVKEKMAKLTAGNPLEKDVDIVPLISTKSADYVMELIEDAKNKGAELVVGGNRDGNLIYPTLFDNVTTDMRIAWEEPFGPVLPILRVKDKDEAIEIANRSEYGLQSAVFTENIDDAFYVADKLEVGTVQVNNKTERGPDHFPFLGVKSSGIGTQGIRYSIESMSRPKATVINLVR